In Microbacterium pumilum, the following proteins share a genomic window:
- a CDS encoding Gfo/Idh/MocA family oxidoreductase — protein sequence MIGHGFMGAAHSQGWRVAPRFFDLAREPEMTVVVGRNAAAVEHAARKWGWAEAATDWRDVIARDDIDVVDVVTPGDTHAEIAIAALEAGKHVLCEKPLANTVAEAEAMTEAATQAAERGIRSMVGFTYRRVPAATFARDLVAAGRIGEIRQVRAEYLQDWLMDADAPLTWRMQKDRAGSGALGDIGAHAVDLTEYITGQKVTTVSGIIETIVPERPLLGESVGLSGTASTERGAVTVDDIALFTGRLDSGALASFEATRFRTGRKNALRIEVAGSLGAISFDLERLNELDFYDATLPETELGFRRILVTEHDHPYLSPWWPTGHMLGYEHGFSHQVYDFVTAIVAGTQPLPSFDDGLHVQRVLDAVERSSAAGSMWTPTD from the coding sequence ATGATCGGCCACGGCTTCATGGGCGCGGCACATTCCCAGGGCTGGCGAGTCGCCCCCAGATTCTTCGATCTCGCGCGCGAGCCCGAGATGACCGTCGTCGTGGGGCGCAACGCCGCTGCGGTCGAGCACGCCGCCCGAAAATGGGGCTGGGCCGAGGCTGCCACGGACTGGCGCGACGTGATCGCGCGCGACGACATCGACGTCGTCGACGTCGTCACGCCCGGAGATACGCACGCCGAGATCGCGATCGCGGCGCTCGAGGCCGGCAAGCACGTCCTGTGCGAGAAGCCGCTGGCCAACACCGTGGCAGAGGCCGAGGCGATGACCGAAGCGGCGACGCAGGCGGCCGAGCGCGGCATCCGCTCGATGGTCGGCTTCACCTATCGGCGGGTACCCGCGGCAACCTTCGCGCGCGATCTCGTCGCCGCCGGAAGGATCGGCGAGATCCGTCAGGTACGGGCCGAGTACCTGCAGGACTGGCTGATGGATGCCGATGCCCCGCTCACCTGGCGGATGCAGAAGGACCGCGCCGGATCCGGCGCGCTCGGCGACATCGGCGCGCACGCCGTCGACCTGACCGAGTACATCACGGGGCAGAAGGTCACGACGGTGTCGGGCATCATCGAGACCATCGTCCCCGAGCGTCCGCTGCTCGGCGAGAGCGTCGGGCTGTCGGGAACCGCCTCGACCGAGCGCGGTGCGGTCACGGTCGACGACATCGCACTGTTCACCGGCCGGCTCGACTCGGGGGCGCTCGCCTCGTTCGAGGCCACGCGCTTCCGCACCGGCCGCAAGAATGCCTTGCGGATCGAGGTCGCGGGCTCGCTCGGCGCGATCTCGTTCGACCTGGAGCGGCTCAACGAGCTCGACTTCTACGACGCGACACTGCCAGAGACCGAACTGGGCTTCCGCCGCATCCTCGTCACGGAGCACGACCACCCGTACCTCTCGCCGTGGTGGCCGACCGGTCATATGCTCGGCTACGAGCACGGCTTCTCGCACCAGGTGTACGACTTCGTCACGGCGATCGTGGCCGGCACCCAGCCGCTGCCTTCGTTCGACGACGGCCTGCACGTGCAGCGTGTGCTCGACGCCGTCGAGCGCAGCTCCGCAGCCGGCAGCATGTGGACCCCGACCGACTGA
- a CDS encoding substrate-binding domain-containing protein: protein MRSHLKARTRLILTGTAVIAAVGLLAGCTGSGAEEDVVDQGTSNEENAESGDTVVIGFSGPAADHGWLGAINSGAQAAADSFDDVELKVAEGTNDPIAQIAAVEGFVNEGVDAIVLLPTDGAALTEAAIAAMNAGVPVINVDRVFSSPFAARATILGDNYGMGVSAGTYICAKLGDNPDAIVAEIPGIDSLPLTQDRSQGFADALEDCGLEVGPRVAADFTVAGGETAASQLLSANPQIDALWNHDDDQGIGVLAAIESAGRDEFFMVGGAGSLSAMEHIKAGDSVLEATVIYPSTQAADGVALARLIAQSKTMGDLITPSIPNRIVLDAPVVTADNVDQFIDLAFE from the coding sequence ATGCGCTCACACCTGAAGGCGCGCACGCGACTGATTCTCACCGGCACCGCCGTCATCGCCGCCGTCGGCCTGCTCGCCGGCTGCACCGGCTCGGGGGCGGAGGAGGACGTCGTCGACCAGGGCACCTCGAACGAAGAGAACGCGGAGTCCGGCGACACCGTCGTCATCGGCTTCTCGGGTCCCGCTGCCGACCACGGCTGGCTCGGTGCCATCAACTCGGGCGCCCAGGCCGCGGCAGACAGCTTCGACGACGTCGAGCTGAAGGTGGCAGAAGGCACCAACGACCCCATCGCGCAGATCGCGGCGGTCGAGGGCTTCGTCAACGAGGGGGTCGACGCCATCGTTCTGCTGCCCACCGACGGCGCCGCTCTGACCGAGGCCGCGATCGCCGCGATGAATGCGGGCGTGCCGGTGATCAACGTCGACCGCGTCTTCTCCAGTCCGTTCGCCGCGCGTGCGACCATTCTCGGCGACAACTACGGCATGGGCGTCAGCGCCGGCACGTACATCTGCGCAAAGCTCGGGGACAACCCGGACGCGATCGTCGCGGAGATCCCCGGCATCGATTCGCTGCCGCTCACGCAGGACCGCTCACAGGGCTTCGCCGACGCGCTCGAGGACTGCGGGCTCGAGGTCGGTCCTCGAGTGGCCGCAGACTTCACGGTCGCCGGTGGCGAGACGGCGGCATCCCAGCTGCTCTCGGCCAACCCGCAGATCGACGCACTCTGGAACCACGACGACGACCAGGGCATCGGCGTGCTGGCAGCCATCGAGTCCGCCGGTCGTGACGAGTTCTTCATGGTGGGGGGTGCGGGAAGCCTGTCCGCGATGGAGCACATCAAGGCCGGCGACTCGGTACTCGAGGCCACCGTCATCTACCCCTCGACGCAGGCCGCCGACGGCGTCGCACTTGCTCGCCTCATCGCGCAGTCCAAGACGATGGGCGACCTGATCACGCCCAGCATCCCGAACCGCATCGTGCTCGACGCCCCTGTCGTCACGGCGGACAACGTCGACCAGTTCATCGACCTCGCGTTCGAGTAA
- a CDS encoding sugar ABC transporter ATP-binding protein → MTKSFAGVQALRGVDLEILPGEVHCILGQNGAGKSTLIKVLAGVHRPDEGEISWVGEVVEIPTPEAAIELGIATMYQELDVVDGLTIAENIFLGHELSRGGFTHRSEAAKQTRELLRRLGHANLSPNAEVGSLSAANKQIVSMARALSHDIKLIIMDEPSAVLDGQEVKNLFHVVNELTSAGIAVVYITHRLEEIRQIGDRITVLKDGRSMASGLPVADTPTAELIRLMTGREVANVFPSAVPVPDDAPTVLEVEGLALAGVFSDVSFSVRAGEVIGLAGLVGSGRSEILETVYGARTATAGAVKVAGKTLRRGSVVAAVGAGIGLSPEERKSQGLVLDEPIYVNVTLSSVSRFAKGGFLNERAERKATLEQIEALELRPADPDRAAMTLSGGNQQKILLARWLVHGTRVLLLDEPTRGVDVGARAEIYALIRRLAAAGNAVVVVSSEIEEVLGLADTVLVISDGRVVQTVPASQIDEHGVLDLVMKGIAA, encoded by the coding sequence GTGACGAAGTCGTTCGCGGGAGTCCAAGCGCTCCGTGGGGTCGATCTCGAGATTCTGCCTGGAGAAGTCCATTGCATCCTGGGACAGAACGGCGCGGGCAAGTCGACGCTCATCAAGGTGCTCGCGGGCGTGCACCGCCCTGACGAGGGTGAGATCTCGTGGGTCGGTGAGGTGGTCGAGATCCCCACTCCCGAGGCCGCAATCGAGTTGGGCATCGCGACGATGTACCAGGAACTGGATGTCGTCGACGGTCTGACCATTGCCGAGAACATCTTCCTCGGGCACGAGCTTTCGCGCGGTGGTTTCACCCACCGCTCCGAGGCGGCGAAGCAGACCCGGGAGCTGCTGCGGCGCCTCGGCCACGCCAACCTCTCGCCCAATGCCGAAGTCGGCAGCCTGAGCGCGGCGAACAAGCAGATCGTGAGCATGGCGCGCGCCCTCTCGCACGACATCAAGCTCATCATCATGGACGAGCCATCCGCCGTGCTGGACGGCCAGGAGGTCAAGAACCTCTTCCACGTCGTCAACGAGCTCACCTCGGCCGGGATCGCGGTCGTCTACATCACCCACCGCCTCGAAGAGATACGCCAGATCGGCGACCGCATCACCGTGCTGAAGGACGGACGCTCGATGGCGAGCGGCCTCCCGGTCGCCGACACTCCCACCGCGGAGCTGATCCGCCTCATGACCGGTCGAGAGGTGGCCAACGTCTTCCCTTCGGCGGTGCCGGTCCCCGACGACGCCCCCACGGTGCTCGAGGTCGAGGGCCTCGCTCTTGCGGGAGTCTTCTCCGATGTGTCGTTCTCGGTGCGCGCGGGCGAGGTGATCGGGCTCGCGGGCCTCGTCGGCTCCGGTCGGTCTGAGATCCTCGAGACCGTGTACGGCGCGCGGACCGCGACAGCGGGCGCGGTGAAGGTCGCGGGCAAGACGCTTCGCCGCGGCTCGGTCGTCGCCGCGGTGGGCGCGGGAATCGGCCTGTCCCCGGAGGAGCGCAAGAGCCAGGGACTGGTGCTGGACGAACCGATCTATGTGAACGTCACGCTGTCGTCGGTATCGCGGTTCGCCAAAGGCGGCTTCCTGAACGAGCGTGCCGAACGCAAGGCGACGCTGGAGCAGATCGAGGCGCTCGAGCTGCGACCGGCGGACCCAGACCGCGCCGCGATGACCCTCTCGGGCGGCAATCAGCAGAAGATCCTGCTGGCTCGCTGGCTCGTTCACGGGACCCGCGTTCTGCTGCTGGACGAGCCCACCCGCGGCGTCGATGTCGGCGCCCGCGCCGAGATCTATGCCCTCATCCGCCGTCTCGCCGCCGCCGGGAACGCCGTCGTCGTCGTCTCCAGCGAAATCGAAGAGGTGCTCGGGCTCGCCGACACCGTCCTGGTCATCTCGGACGGTCGCGTGGTGCAGACCGTTCCCGCCTCACAGATCGACGAGCACGGAGTGCTCGATCTCGTCATGAAAGGAATCGCCGCGTGA
- a CDS encoding ABC transporter permease — protein sequence MSEQTAGIQNIPPQPVGQPEPDSRGQKTGFQRFMSGSVGRNLGLVVALLLLIVIGAITAPDTFTSVSNILTILRQASIIGVISIGMTLVIIAGGIDLSVGSVMGLASVVATLAVLQDAADQSHWIVMVVAALAVGLAAGVINGIVIAYGKVVAFMATLAMLVAARGLAEILANRRTLQVGNRDFINFMNLDIVGVDMLIWIFAIVAALGWVLLNRTTFGRRTVAIGGNREAARLAGINVKRHTMWLYAISGLCAGIAAVMIIGRTTAGTSTHGGLYELDAIAAVVVGGTLLVGGRGTITGTVFGVLIFATLTNVFVQNNLTSSVQQVAKGIIIVVAVLLQQRFAKPTGRQT from the coding sequence GTGAGCGAGCAGACCGCTGGGATCCAGAACATCCCCCCGCAGCCTGTCGGGCAGCCAGAACCCGACAGCCGCGGCCAGAAGACCGGGTTCCAGAGGTTCATGTCCGGATCCGTCGGCCGCAACCTCGGCCTTGTCGTGGCCCTCCTGCTGCTCATCGTCATCGGTGCCATCACCGCCCCCGATACGTTCACGAGCGTCAGCAACATCCTGACGATCCTGCGGCAGGCCTCGATCATCGGTGTGATCAGCATCGGCATGACCCTCGTGATCATCGCCGGCGGCATCGACCTGTCGGTCGGCTCGGTGATGGGCCTCGCATCGGTCGTGGCAACCCTCGCAGTCCTCCAGGATGCGGCCGATCAGTCCCACTGGATCGTCATGGTCGTCGCCGCCCTCGCCGTCGGCCTGGCAGCCGGCGTCATCAACGGCATCGTGATCGCGTACGGCAAGGTGGTCGCCTTCATGGCGACACTGGCAATGCTGGTGGCCGCGCGAGGGCTCGCCGAGATCCTCGCGAACCGTCGCACGCTGCAGGTCGGCAACCGCGACTTCATCAACTTCATGAACCTCGACATCGTCGGCGTCGACATGCTGATCTGGATCTTCGCGATCGTCGCGGCCCTCGGCTGGGTGCTCCTGAATCGCACGACCTTCGGCCGGCGCACGGTCGCGATCGGCGGCAACCGCGAGGCGGCGCGCCTCGCGGGCATCAACGTCAAGCGCCACACCATGTGGCTGTATGCGATCTCCGGGCTGTGCGCCGGCATCGCAGCGGTCATGATCATCGGCCGCACCACCGCGGGCACCTCAACGCACGGCGGGCTGTACGAGCTCGACGCGATCGCCGCGGTCGTCGTCGGAGGCACCCTGCTCGTCGGCGGACGCGGCACGATCACCGGCACCGTTTTCGGCGTCCTCATCTTCGCCACCCTGACGAACGTGTTCGTTCAGAACAATCTCACGTCGTCCGTCCAGCAGGTCGCGAAGGGCATCATCATCGTGGTCGCCGTTCTGCTTCAGCAGCGCTTCGCCAAGCCCACCGGACGACAGACGTGA
- a CDS encoding ROK family transcriptional regulator, producing MTIEPTPTVSGVSQLFQLLRDGVPRTRAELAKSTGLARSTIAARVDELMRLGLIIPIAETVSTGGRPPSRFALNPTARLVLAADIGASHATLAITDLAGSIIIEHSEPLDVTLGPVPVLTWTVENAIAMLEGIGRSTKDLTAIGIGVPGPVEHSTGQPVNPPIMPGWDRFDVPGWVQQHLDVPVLVDNDVNIMALGERAFAWPGVDHLIFVKVATGIGAGVISGGSLQRGAQGIAGDIGHVQVARGAGVPCHCGNKGCLEALASGPAIARALRAQGVPAENGDDVVDLVKRGNIDAIQGVRQAGRDIGEVLTTCVSLVNPSVIAIGGSMARVGEHLIAGVREVVYTRSIPLATEHLAIVQSAAARNAAVLGASMLAIEHALSPETLTLVHA from the coding sequence ATGACCATCGAGCCGACTCCCACGGTGTCGGGAGTGAGCCAGCTCTTCCAGCTTCTGCGCGACGGCGTTCCGCGTACTCGCGCCGAACTCGCGAAGTCCACGGGGCTCGCACGCTCCACGATCGCGGCGCGGGTCGACGAACTCATGCGCCTGGGGCTCATCATCCCGATCGCTGAGACGGTTTCCACCGGCGGCAGGCCCCCGTCGCGGTTCGCGCTCAATCCGACCGCCCGACTCGTGCTCGCCGCCGATATCGGCGCCTCCCACGCGACTCTCGCCATCACCGATCTCGCCGGCTCCATCATCATCGAACACAGCGAGCCGCTCGATGTCACGCTCGGGCCGGTGCCGGTGCTGACGTGGACGGTCGAGAACGCCATCGCGATGCTCGAAGGCATCGGTCGCTCGACGAAGGACCTCACGGCGATCGGCATCGGCGTGCCAGGACCCGTCGAGCACTCCACGGGCCAGCCCGTGAATCCCCCGATCATGCCGGGTTGGGATCGCTTCGACGTCCCGGGGTGGGTGCAGCAGCACCTCGATGTGCCTGTGCTCGTCGACAACGACGTCAACATCATGGCTCTCGGCGAGCGGGCGTTCGCGTGGCCCGGGGTGGACCACCTCATCTTCGTGAAGGTCGCCACGGGCATCGGAGCAGGGGTCATCTCGGGAGGATCGCTGCAGCGCGGCGCGCAGGGCATCGCCGGCGACATCGGTCACGTGCAGGTCGCCCGTGGCGCGGGAGTGCCATGCCACTGCGGCAACAAAGGATGCCTCGAGGCTCTCGCCTCGGGACCCGCCATCGCGCGCGCCCTGCGCGCCCAGGGGGTTCCCGCCGAGAACGGCGACGATGTGGTGGATCTCGTCAAGCGGGGGAACATCGATGCGATTCAGGGGGTGCGCCAGGCGGGCCGCGACATCGGCGAAGTGCTCACGACCTGCGTGAGCCTCGTCAACCCTTCCGTGATCGCCATCGGCGGCTCGATGGCCCGCGTGGGCGAGCACCTCATCGCCGGGGTGCGCGAGGTGGTCTACACGCGATCGATCCCGCTCGCGACCGAGCATCTGGCGATCGTGCAGTCCGCGGCCGCCCGCAACGCCGCCGTCCTCGGTGCCAGCATGCTCGCCATCGAGCATGCGCTCTCACCCGAGACGCTGACGCTCGTCCACGCCTGA
- a CDS encoding glycosyltransferase family 2 protein, producing the protein MTGAPIEAVIVVVPVHDEAALLDRCLTALKIAIDRLSETGMLCIVRVVLDACADGSARIVGAHGLTALAVEENLVGAARALGIAAAWNEVDTLAPDQVWIANTDGDSAVPPSWLTVQIAAAHAGADIFVGTVRPDFADLDPRHQRHWHATHTPGVPNGHVHGASLGVRAGIYFEAGGFEAAPEHEDVSLVDRCRRLGGEVVASDDAEVLTSGRTIGRTPGGYAGYLREQALAIDID; encoded by the coding sequence ATGACCGGAGCGCCGATCGAGGCCGTCATCGTGGTCGTCCCGGTGCACGACGAGGCCGCGCTGCTCGATCGGTGTCTCACGGCGCTGAAGATCGCCATCGATCGCCTCAGCGAGACCGGGATGCTCTGCATCGTGCGAGTCGTACTCGACGCGTGCGCCGACGGGTCGGCGCGCATCGTCGGCGCGCATGGACTGACCGCCCTGGCGGTCGAGGAGAACCTCGTGGGCGCGGCGCGAGCGCTGGGAATCGCGGCGGCGTGGAACGAGGTGGACACACTCGCACCGGACCAGGTGTGGATCGCCAACACCGACGGGGACTCGGCCGTGCCTCCGTCGTGGCTGACCGTGCAGATCGCCGCGGCGCACGCGGGCGCCGACATCTTCGTCGGTACGGTCCGGCCGGACTTCGCGGATCTCGACCCGCGTCACCAGCGGCACTGGCATGCCACCCACACGCCCGGCGTTCCCAACGGCCACGTGCACGGCGCCAGTCTCGGCGTGCGCGCAGGCATCTACTTCGAGGCGGGCGGATTCGAGGCGGCACCCGAGCACGAGGATGTGTCGCTCGTCGATCGCTGCCGGCGCCTCGGCGGAGAAGTCGTCGCTAGCGACGATGCGGAGGTGCTCACATCGGGCCGCACCATCGGACGTACGCCCGGTGGATACGCCGGCTACCTCCGTGAGCAGGCTCTCGCGATCGACATCGACTGA